In Bradyrhizobium erythrophlei, a single genomic region encodes these proteins:
- a CDS encoding phosphatase PAP2 family protein: MRTAARTRSSLLRRQPRFPITVRPTKADLAIASEIARDTGPAPEEVARALTWGADEKVLLVLAAGGWLASRGQGEPLRRAGNHALLVAVAASLLPHGMKLLFDQTRPDRRTVLGHIHGISFSGKREDAFPSGHALHMGALASAAGTLPAGPRRAIRALAVGLSLTRVAVLAHWASDVVAGFALGAILERTLRLWTGYPLDSSKEGNHAEP; encoded by the coding sequence ATGCGTACAGCAGCAAGAACTCGATCCAGCCTTCTTCGCCGGCAGCCAAGGTTTCCGATCACCGTCCGCCCGACGAAGGCCGATCTAGCGATCGCGAGTGAAATCGCCCGCGACACCGGCCCGGCTCCGGAGGAGGTGGCACGCGCCCTGACCTGGGGCGCTGACGAGAAGGTCCTTCTGGTTTTGGCGGCGGGCGGCTGGCTTGCCTCGCGCGGTCAAGGCGAACCGCTGAGGCGCGCCGGCAACCATGCCTTGCTGGTCGCGGTTGCGGCATCGTTGCTACCGCACGGGATGAAGCTTCTGTTTGACCAGACTCGTCCCGATCGCAGGACTGTGCTGGGCCACATTCACGGCATCTCGTTTTCCGGCAAGCGTGAGGATGCCTTTCCCTCCGGCCACGCGCTGCACATGGGTGCGCTCGCGTCGGCCGCCGGCACGCTTCCCGCCGGGCCCCGCCGAGCAATCAGAGCGCTCGCAGTCGGGCTTTCGCTGACGCGCGTCGCGGTTTTGGCCCACTGGGCAAGCGACGTCGTCGCCGGATTCGCGCTCGGAGCCATTCTCGAGCGGACCCTTCGACTGTGGACGGGCTATCCCCTCGATTCTTCGAAGGAGGGCAATCATGCCGAACCTTGA
- a CDS encoding cupin domain-containing protein, whose protein sequence is MPNLEDLKECAERATGIRRPGKGEACDFARARKPHAVRFKDDGLVPNHPRWPLIIYRGAVELDDRHDPAAVIEDLFEANGWGDTWRDGIYDYVHYHSRIHEVLGIARGKGRVRFGGKKGRIFTLKAGDVAVLPAGTGHQCLSASDDFLVIGAYPPAGTYDECTTIQDRPRALKTIPKVASPRKDPVYGTGGPVSRLWKKAR, encoded by the coding sequence ATGCCGAACCTTGAAGACCTGAAGGAATGCGCGGAGCGCGCCACCGGCATACGGCGACCTGGCAAGGGAGAGGCTTGCGATTTCGCGCGGGCGAGAAAACCCCACGCCGTTCGCTTCAAGGACGACGGTCTCGTCCCTAACCATCCGCGGTGGCCGCTCATCATCTACCGAGGCGCCGTCGAACTCGATGACCGCCACGATCCTGCGGCCGTGATCGAGGACCTGTTCGAAGCGAACGGATGGGGCGACACATGGCGCGACGGCATCTACGACTACGTGCACTATCACTCCAGGATCCACGAGGTTCTCGGCATCGCACGCGGCAAGGGGAGGGTCCGCTTCGGCGGCAAGAAAGGTCGAATATTTACGTTGAAGGCCGGCGACGTCGCCGTCCTGCCTGCCGGCACAGGCCACCAATGCCTGTCTGCATCCGACGACTTTCTCGTCATCGGCGCCTACCCGCCAGCCGGGACCTACGACGAGTGTACAACCATCCAGGACCGCCCCCGCGCCCTCAAGACCATCCCGAAGGTCGCATCGCCGCGTAAGGATCCCGTTTATGGGACCGGCGGCCCGGTATCTAGACTCTGGAAGAAAGCCAGATGA
- a CDS encoding DUF3147 family protein: MTEYLVRFLVGGVVVSAFAMLGDMLRPKSFAGLFGAAPSVALATLGIAVHGQGADYAAQQTWAMTAGAIALAVYGVVVCQLLIRTPIRAAVATLLSLAVWLVIAFGLLILAGGQT; the protein is encoded by the coding sequence ATGACCGAGTACCTCGTCCGCTTCCTGGTCGGGGGCGTCGTGGTCTCGGCGTTCGCGATGCTGGGAGACATGCTGCGTCCCAAAAGCTTCGCCGGTCTGTTCGGGGCCGCGCCCTCCGTTGCGCTCGCCACGCTCGGCATCGCCGTGCACGGGCAAGGAGCCGATTACGCGGCCCAGCAAACTTGGGCGATGACGGCGGGGGCGATCGCGCTCGCGGTCTATGGCGTCGTCGTCTGCCAACTCCTCATTCGCACCCCGATACGGGCGGCCGTCGCCACGTTGCTGTCGCTCGCCGTCTGGCTGGTGATCGCATTCGGCCTGTTGATCCTCGCCGGAGGCCAGACATGA
- a CDS encoding DUF3147 family protein gives MSPIGFSPSSLKEGRWYEYLIRFVLGGSATVFTGFVSSRFGASIGGLFLALPAIFCASATLIEKHEIRRKRGAALDGRRRGKEAAALDSAGAALGALGMLSFAIVFSVTVKRSIPGAFIGASVAWLVVSVAAWYARRKTRCVRRTDKSAAPDSRDR, from the coding sequence ATGAGCCCGATCGGTTTTTCGCCCTCGTCGCTCAAGGAAGGCCGCTGGTACGAATACCTCATTCGCTTCGTGCTCGGCGGCTCCGCGACCGTTTTCACCGGCTTCGTCAGTAGCCGTTTCGGGGCCTCGATCGGCGGTCTGTTTCTGGCACTTCCGGCCATCTTCTGCGCGAGCGCGACCCTGATCGAAAAGCATGAAATCCGCCGCAAGCGCGGGGCGGCCCTCGACGGCCGGCGACGGGGGAAGGAGGCCGCCGCGCTGGACTCCGCCGGTGCCGCGCTCGGCGCCCTCGGAATGCTGTCCTTCGCGATCGTGTTTTCGGTGACGGTGAAACGCAGCATCCCAGGCGCCTTCATCGGCGCGTCGGTCGCCTGGTTGGTGGTCTCGGTGGCGGCTTGGTACGCGCGCCGTAAGACGCGGTGCGTCCGGAGGACAGACAAATCAGCGGCCCCGGATTCCCGGGACCGCTGA
- a CDS encoding ferritin-like domain-containing protein gives MGMFTKDIKSMEDLLLHGLQDIYYAEQQILKALPKMIDKATNRDLVSGLKSHLEETTKQVQRLQKVFEKLGKQPSGTQCPAIDGIIKEADETAGEIEDKAVLDAAIVANAQAVEHYEMCRYGTLIAWAEELGHDEIVRFLTTNLNEEKAANAKLNTVALRKGVNAKASTAA, from the coding sequence ATGGGTATGTTCACCAAGGACATAAAATCGATGGAGGACCTGCTGCTCCACGGTCTGCAGGACATCTACTACGCCGAACAGCAGATCCTCAAAGCGCTTCCGAAGATGATCGACAAGGCGACCAACCGCGACCTCGTAAGCGGTCTGAAGAGTCACCTCGAAGAGACCACCAAGCAGGTCCAGCGGCTTCAGAAGGTGTTCGAGAAGCTGGGCAAGCAGCCCAGCGGCACGCAGTGCCCGGCGATCGACGGCATCATCAAGGAAGCGGACGAGACCGCTGGCGAGATCGAGGACAAGGCGGTTTTGGACGCCGCCATCGTCGCCAACGCGCAGGCCGTCGAGCACTACGAAATGTGTCGCTACGGGACCCTGATCGCATGGGCCGAAGAACTCGGTCACGACGAGATCGTGCGCTTCCTGACGACCAACCTCAACGAGGAAAAGGCAGCGAACGCCAAGCTGAACACGGTGGCACTGCGCAAGGGCGTCAACGCAAAGGCCTCGACCGCGGCCTGA